Proteins from a genomic interval of Ferrovibrio terrae:
- a CDS encoding accessory factor UbiK family protein: MQTDNRLLDDLSRIATGALGTLQGVKGEVEQAFRQRLERALADMELVSREEFEAVKAMAQAAREENIRLSERLALLESRQNGGVGDPA; this comes from the coding sequence ATGCAGACTGACAACCGCCTGCTCGACGATCTCAGCCGCATCGCCACTGGCGCGCTCGGCACCCTGCAGGGTGTGAAGGGCGAAGTGGAGCAGGCATTTCGGCAGCGGCTGGAACGGGCGCTGGCCGACATGGAACTGGTCAGCCGCGAGGAGTTCGAGGCCGTGAAGGCGATGGCCCAGGCGGCGCGCGAAGAGAATATCCGCCTGTCCGAACGCCTCGCCTTGCTTGAATCCAGACAGAACGGCGGAGTCGGCGATCCAGCCTAA
- the lysS gene encoding lysine--tRNA ligase, whose amino-acid sequence MTNQTSPSPAAADASGERANREAKLQQLRQLGLDPYLAPKFPKSHKNAAVHEQFAHLQAEEKTEESVAVAGRVMAIRNSGMFIDLVDDTVKLQVYTGKEDVQGRFAPVMKALDLGDIIGVRGKVRRTKRGEITVDTDEIVVLAKALEPPPEKWHGLKNVEQRYRHREYDLIGNEESRQTLRTRFRVIQSIRQFLNGEGFLEVETPMLHSIPGGAIAKPFETHHNALDIPLYMRIAPELHLKRLVIGGLSEKVFEINRCFRNEGISPRHNPEFTTMELYQAYADYEDMMAITERTIANAAIVATGSTKVTFGEHEIDFTPPFRRGTMLGLIEEHGKVKLEGLDDAAARDAAKKAGVDIAPTASWGKVVEACFEHFVEPNLIQPTHVVALPKAISPLAKANHANPTIAERFETFCNTWEIANAFSELADPQEQRARFEDQQSQRDGGDDEAHRIDEDFLKAQSAGMMPMGGLGIGIDRIVMLLTNSQTIREVIAFPTLRPRAEGSTEE is encoded by the coding sequence GTGACAAACCAGACCTCGCCTTCACCCGCCGCGGCCGATGCCAGCGGCGAGCGCGCCAACCGCGAAGCCAAGCTGCAGCAATTGCGTCAGCTCGGCCTCGATCCCTATCTCGCGCCGAAATTTCCCAAGTCGCACAAGAATGCCGCGGTGCATGAGCAGTTCGCGCATCTTCAGGCCGAGGAAAAGACCGAAGAAAGCGTGGCTGTAGCCGGCCGCGTGATGGCGATCCGCAACAGCGGCATGTTCATCGACCTGGTCGACGATACCGTGAAGCTGCAGGTTTATACCGGCAAGGAAGACGTGCAGGGTCGTTTCGCCCCGGTCATGAAGGCACTGGATCTGGGCGACATCATCGGCGTGCGCGGCAAGGTGCGCCGCACCAAGCGCGGCGAGATTACGGTGGATACCGATGAGATCGTGGTGCTGGCCAAGGCGCTGGAGCCGCCGCCGGAGAAGTGGCATGGCCTGAAGAACGTCGAGCAGCGGTATCGCCATCGCGAGTACGACCTGATCGGCAACGAGGAAAGCCGCCAGACCCTGCGCACGCGCTTCCGCGTCATCCAGTCGATCCGCCAGTTCCTCAACGGCGAAGGCTTCCTGGAAGTCGAGACGCCGATGCTGCACAGCATCCCCGGCGGCGCCATCGCCAAACCGTTCGAGACGCATCACAACGCGCTGGATATTCCGCTCTACATGCGCATCGCGCCCGAGCTGCATCTCAAGCGGCTGGTGATCGGCGGTCTGAGCGAGAAGGTGTTCGAGATCAATCGCTGCTTCCGCAACGAAGGCATCTCGCCGCGCCACAATCCCGAATTCACCACCATGGAACTCTATCAGGCCTATGCCGATTACGAGGACATGATGGCGATTACCGAACGCACCATCGCCAATGCCGCAATCGTGGCCACCGGCAGCACCAAGGTGACCTTCGGCGAGCACGAGATCGATTTCACGCCGCCATTCCGTCGCGGCACCATGCTGGGACTGATCGAAGAACACGGCAAGGTGAAGCTGGAAGGCCTGGATGACGCAGCTGCGCGCGACGCTGCAAAAAAGGCCGGCGTCGATATCGCGCCGACGGCAAGCTGGGGCAAGGTAGTGGAGGCCTGCTTCGAGCATTTCGTCGAGCCCAACCTGATCCAGCCGACCCATGTGGTCGCCCTGCCCAAGGCGATCTCACCGCTGGCCAAGGCCAACCATGCCAACCCGACGATTGCCGAGCGGTTCGAGACCTTCTGCAACACCTGGGAAATCGCCAACGCCTTCTCCGAGCTGGCCGATCCGCAGGAACAGCGCGCCCGTTTCGAAGATCAGCAGAGCCAGCGCGATGGCGGCGACGACGAAGCGCATCGCATCGACGAGGATTTCCTGAAAGCCCAGTCGGCCGGCATGATGCCGATGGGCGGCTTGGGCATCGGCATCGACCGCATCGTGATGCTGCTGACCAATTCGCAGACCATTCGTGAGGTGATCGCCTTCCCGACGCTGCGTCCTCGCGCCGAAGGCAGCACGGAAGAATGA